CGGATACCCAGGATATGTGTCTTACGTAATACGATGCACCAGAAATCCTGCCACTTTCCTTACGCCTCAGTATGGCTGGTGGGCTAATGCTAATGCTACCCCGTACATTCTAGACAAAATGGATTCAAGCTGTGTCAGTTTGTCTTGTGTCTTGGTCTTAACCCTGTCCTAGATAGCCGGTGACGGTGGCCTAAGAAGCTTGTGTTGGGGTCAACCAATTGGAGAAGACTTGGAACAACCGCTCTCGGATAAACGGGCTCGGCGTGTGTTCCGCTCTGTCCGTGCCGATTATCATTGTTTTCAAATGGAATGGGACATGCAAAGAGCATTCATTATTCCGGTTTATACTACGACTACCCTTCAACACAAAAATAGGAGTTATAAACTCGCAAATCAGGCCTCGTCGTTATTGTATATCCAAGTGGAAGAAGCACCAAACCCCACAAATCAAAAGGCAAGCGTCATGACTTTAGCCTGGTAGTCGCGAAGCAAGACGTTTCAACATTGAAGGCTAAAACACAGAGATGTAAAGCGGATCGGTAGCATACAAAATCGAGCAATGAGTCACAGAAGTTGCAAAAGAGGCGAAGGTTGGTCGAGGAAGTTGGCATTGtgatgcttttgctttgctcGTCGGGCGTGAATTTGCGAAGGCAGTGCATGCATGGGCTGTGAGGCTGGGGAGGGTGAAGTGCCGGGATATGTGCGTGGAACTAGGCACATCGTGAAAgcaggaaagagaagataagGATTAGGGGGGgcatgaagagaagaaagaggagaaaatggTTTGTAGTGGGGACTGGATCATTGTGGGTTGGAGCATTCCAAGGAAGGACTAATGGGCGGGCATACCAAGATTTTATAGATGTTTTTGTGGGTATTGATTGAAAGGCTGCATTTCGACAAGCGGTTGTTGATGATCAATTGTTGATAGAAATACTTATTAAGGAACCATTGCTGCAGGTCGATGCCGAACATCCATAACCTACATTTGTCTGGGTATGTTGCGCACCCTTTGGCAAGTGCCCGAGTATCTAGACTATGGCTACTCTCCAAGTGACAAAATGGGTAATGTTAAAGCGGAAAGTTTCAGTATGTTAAAAAACCCACAATCGTTTATTAAACAAGTACATCGACAGTGGGATACCTAGATTGCAAGACCGCATGAGAGATGCAACAGGAGACCTGGTGTCTCGAACAAggctttcaaattttttagATGACCGAGAAGATATAATTCTGGCCATGGAAGATGCGACAGTTTGCGGATATACCTATAGACAACGGGCCTCGATGTGATTCTGATGTAGAAGGCATACTGGGTCATTCAGACTTCAACAACTATGCAAGATCGAATGAACTTTGGATAGACTAAGTCATCTGGCCAAATATTTTGTCCAGCAGCGAGCTAACTTTCCTTCAAGGTCCGACTTCTTGAACCCAACAAGCTCTAGTTCTATGCTCCGACGAATGTTTGTAGCACTTTCAAATTACAATAGTAGCATATAATCACAAAATGAAAGCCAACGACCTACTCCTCCCTTTTGTCCTcgccaaaagaaaaacaaagaagATCATCTTCCATTGGCTGTGCGAAAACATACTCTTGGGTATACCTCAAACAGATAAGTTACTTTTGTTGAAAGGATCCACAACAAGCATCAAGCTGTCATAAGTACAGTAGGTATAATTAGTACACCATATGAAAGGGGGAACATTACCGAGATTCATCAGCCCAGGATGCTATGTTTGTAGATCTGGGGTATTCAAATCTCGTAGCTGACTGATCCAAATTGCCAGGAGTGTTTGATGTGAATTCAAAGCATTTTGTACACCTGTTTGGTTCCGATGTTCTAGAGCGCATCTAGTAGACTGTAAAGAAATGTACTTGTATGTGAAGGATGGTGCAATACCACCCACCATGAAATTGGTCAATTCATATTGCAGACTGGCTGTACCCGAAGCTTCCTGTTGCGTTCTTGTCCCCAAAATACGTAATAGGAAAGGTGCATTCTCATCTGCACGGGCCACTGCCTCTAGCCGACTTGCTTTGCATTAATACAGACCTTCATCGTTTATCAAATAGGCACATAAAATATCACGAGGATTCAGGCATCTCGGGAagtcaaaagaaaaaaacaacgACTGGTATATTCATCATGACACGAGCTATTAGAGGTATGTATTAAGCAAAATTCTCGCCATGTCATCTACCTGGCTTTCACTAGCTTGATCCTTTGATCCTTGATCGTCTACCCAGTGCTCTAGAACACTTCTGAGTATACACCGACAGATGATGCAAGTTCGCATTTTGTCTGGTATAAGTTTGCTTGGAATCACATGATGTATCTTGTCTAACAATAAAGCAAGGCACCCTTGTGGAGTGCGatccatctatcaaatctctcATTGTCAAGATAGATGCAGAGTCGCATCATGAATATATCGTCGAGGATCTAGACGATGAAACTTTGCTTATCCAAGAGAGCAAATTGGTGCATTTGAAGGCTCTTCTGGAAAAGGTATGTATGCCTTTACGTTTATGGTCTATTTGGTGTGGCTGACTTGATTACTCTCCAGGCACTCAAGGAAACGCAGGTCGAAGATGAATCGGAATCTGAGTAGAACGGAGAGAACCATGTTGTGTTGAAGGCACTGGCGTCAAACAGGAATTTGTGGCGTTCAATACGATGGATTATTGAAGCATGCTTTTGGTCTGGGGATGGAGTATTTAATTAAGTCAAAGATAATCTTCATTAACATCACAACGGAATTTACAAATTCGTGGTTCTGTTTCATGGGAAGCCTTGAGTTACCAATATGTATTAATGTTGTGATTTGAGGCTCCTTGGCCGTGTCGCATTTGACATATCTCAGACAAGAGGACGTCGACTATTCTAAATCATCTGGGGACCAATGGTATACTGAGACCTCTACATGAAACCGCATACACTTGCTCTGGTCAAGCATTTACTACAATATGGAGTGTGATTTTGTACATCTCCATTCATTTATGGGCTGGAAATGTCAATGCGCTCTATGATACAATATACATTTCCTCGTCCTACGCATCCGGTGAAGTCGACGTCGACACACTTGATGGTGTAGTTTCTGCAGTAGAACCGACAGGTATCGAGTCTAATGGTATCTTTCTTCTTGGTCTCTTCAACTCCTCCATGGTAACCCCATCTAACTTTGTGATTCCAACAACCGGAGGATCCCCCTTCTTGACAAACTCATATTGACCTATATTTGTACAAATCAGTATATGAGAAGGACATGAGGTTCACATTTACTGACCTGGCATTTTATTGCCTGCTAATCGAAACGCGTCTCTTGCGACCTGTTCGTGTACATCTCCCTTCAACTCAAATATGATCTTGCTGACAGCAATCCTGGAAGCCCAGTGATCAAAGGAACCCTTTCCTTTACCTTGACGAACCTATGAAACCATTAGGCCTCCATTCTTGCGATCTTAGATATAGTCCTGGCGCATGTGCTTACCTCGTTACCACTGCTGTATACACCAATTTGGGCAGCAACTCTTTTATACAATCGATATCTCATACCCTTCAGTCTGACCTTAATAGCGTCCTCCCCAACCTTCAATTGCTGCGCACTAACACGGCGATGATGATCGCACATTCGCAAGCCATATTCCCCCCATACTAAAGTGGTACCTCTAGCTGATCCTCCTGTCGGCACACGGGGTCTTCCTTTCCGTGACCTCTTTTTTTCTGGCATCGTAGGCAGAAGCCAATTGCCTGAATTGACGGCTGTGCTAGAAAACGAACGACAGGACTGAGAAGTGTGGTTCGAAGGTGCGGAGAAAGCTGTGGCTTGGGCTAGGATGGGACCAAGAGGTCGAATTGTATTGGAGGCTAATGAAAGCCTCCCAAACTGAGCCGTGAAGCTCTGCAAACTTTGGGGCTTCATGGTGGATGGCTATGGACGTTATTGTCGACCAAATCTAAAGAAATCCTAGATCCTCAAATTCGATGGTTCAATGTGTTTACCTGATTCTTGAGGCATCGATAATTTTTGgacaaaatcaatttaaagTGGCAACGCGTTACTTCCGCGTCGGGTCGTCGCGTATTACATACCGTAGGTAACCAAAAAAGATGCAAGCTAATTCACAGCACCATTTTCATCCAGCAATTGCTTCTATCAAcgaatttatttttctgtAAAACTCATAGTATTTCCAAAGCGAGCTATCGCTGAATCTGCTCAGTATGCCTGCGGATATTAGAAGCTTCTTTGGAGGTAAGCCTGGAACTTCTATGGCTACACCCATTCGAGGAAAGGAGAacaagaaggaggaagattccaagaaaaagaagagcagTAAGTTGCTCAAATTTCTTGAGCTTTTACAATGGTACTAACATAACATAGAAAGTCGCAAGGTTATTGAGGATAgcgaagatgacgaagaacCATTGTTTGTTTCTTAAAGCAACCCTGCTAAGCTCCTACTAAAGTCTTGCAGGCCAAAAAAGCCCGAACCCAAAAAAGCTGCGCCTAAGAAATCAGTGTATGGTTTGCCCAGTTCCTCCTTTCTTCACATTGTTGACCTGGTAatttagaaaaaaagaagagcctgaaggaaaggaaacgaCCGCGGATGACTTCTTTGCTTCGAGCAATAAACCCAAAGCTAAACAAGTAAAATCGACTCCCGTTAAGGCAAAATCACCGCCACCTGAAGCGAATGGTCGATCTTCTTCTCGGAAAACGGCGCCCACAACATACAAAGTgatcgaagatgatgatgacttcGACGAAGACGACGATATATTTGCAGCAGATGCAAAAAAGACAGGCAAGCGAAAGGACGACGGTTATGTCGAAATTGACAGCGACGAAGAGGTCCTACCAAAACCCAAGAGAGTTGTGTCAAAGTCGAATTCTACACCAACCACAAAGGataaagatatcaagatGAAGGATATAGGCGATGACGACGTTTTTGTTGTACctgatgatgacgacgatgatgacgacATGATGATAGTTGAAAAGCCAGGGAAGAGTTCTGCTGTGAATGGCAAGAAGCGTAAATCTATTGATATAGAATCCGAGGACGAGGAAGACGTTACTCCTGCAAAGAAACCCTCTAATAGCAAGAGCTCAAAGCCACCACCCGCCAAAAAACCTCGTGCCCCGCCCAAGAAGGTATCCGCTCCAGAGAGCTCGAGTATACAGGCAATCCTAGACAGCGTTCCAACAGTTCGAGCCCCAACCCCTCCTCCGAAAGATGACAGTGTCAAGTTCGATTGGCGAgctggtggaggtggtggcaACTCGGGTGCCCCGCCAGCTGCAGGTTGTGCGGAAATTCCTGAAGGTCCTGAAAATTGCCTTGTAGGTTTAACATTTGTCTTTACTGGAATGCTTGACACAATCTCAAGAGATGAGGGAATAGAGCTCGTCAAGCGATATGGGGGCAAAATCACCGGTGCACCAAGCAGCAAAACAAACTTCGTTGTACTTGGAAAAGATGCTGGCCCGAGCAAGCTTAGAAAGATAGCAACTTTGAAAATTAAGACCATTGACGAACATGGtatctttcatcttctaAGAACCTTGCCTGCTAATGGTGGCGATGGAAAGGCTGCGGAGAAGAACAACGAAAAGAAAGCAgccgaggagaagaaaattcgAGAAGACGCGGCTGAGATGGACAGAGAGGAGCGGAGAAAGGCTGCGGAGTTGGAGAAAGCAGAAAAGGAAGCTCAAAAGCTTGCCGAAGCAAAAGGAAAATCCTCTATACCAGCAGCTCCCCGCAAAGCGATAGTGCCAACGTCATCACAATTGTGGACTACAAAGTACGCCCCAACgcaaatgaatcaaatttGTGGCAACAAAGGTCAAGTTGAGAAGATCCAGGCTTGGCTCAAGGGCTGGGAAACTGCGCACAAGtacaattttcaaaagaggGGTGCGGATGGCCTTGGAGGTTACAGAGCCATCATTATCCATGGTCCTCCAGGAATCGGAAAAACGACTGCGGCACATTTGGCTGCCAAACTTGCCGGTTATGATATACTAGAGAGAAACGCTAGTGATGTTCGAAGCAAAAAACTTGTTGAAACTGGGCTGAGTGAAGTACTGAACAACACTTCCGTTTTAGGTTATTTCGCAGGCGACgggaaagatgtcgataagACTAAAAAGAAACTGGTCTTAATCATGGATGAGGTCGATGGTATGTCATCTGGAGATCGAGGTGGTGTAGGAGCTCTTGCCAAAATCTGCAAGACGACCGATATCCCCATGATATTGATCTGCAATGACCGCAAGCTTCCGAAAATGAAGCCATTTGATTTTGTGACATTCGACATGCCATTCAGGAGACCTACGGTTGATATGGTTCGTTCACGTATCGCTACTATCTGTCATCGAGAAGGTATGAAGCTCCCGGTTCAAGTCATCGATGCTCTTATCGAGGGCAGCAATAAAGATATTCGACAGATTATCAATATGATATCTACTGTCAAACTTGATCAAACAGCCATGAATTTTGACCAAGGCAAGGAGATGTCAAAAGCTTGGGAGAAGCATGTTGTTCTTAAGCCATGGGACATCACTAGTCAGCTCCTTGGAGGTCATATGTTTTCTCCTGCTAGCAAATCTACCTTAAACGATAAGATCGAGCTTTATTTCAATGACCATGAGTTTACACCCTTGATGATTCAAGAAAACTACCTGAATACCAAGCCACAACTAGCCAGCAGCTCTGATACACCTAAAGAGCACAGACTCAAAGTACTCCAGCTTGTAGACCAAGCAGCAGAGAGTATTAGCGACGGTGACCTAGTTGATCGAATGATTCACGGGTCCCAACAGCAATGGTCTCTTATGCCTACACACGCAGTCTTCAGTACAGTTCGACCGTCAAGCTTTGTATCTGGCTCGATGATCGGAAGAACCAACTTTACGTCTTGGCTTGGCAACAATAGTAAGCATGGAAAGCTATCTCGTTATGTGAAGGAAATTCAGTCACACATGCGACTACGATCTTCTGGAGACCGACATGAGATTCGTCAACAATATTTACCCGTTCTCTGGGACAAACTCATTCGCCGACTCGATGTTGAGGGCAGAGATTCTGTGGAAGATGTGATCGATCTCATGGACAGTTATTTCTTGACTCGGGAAGACTGGGACTATATCATGGAATTGGGTGTTGGAGAACAAGACATGGAAAGTATCAAATTGGAAACCCAAACTAAAGCCAATTTTACAAGATCGTAAGTTTCCACTAAGTCTTCTCAAAGTTAGCAATACTAACGAACCAAAGCTATAACTCACGTTCCCATCCTGTCCCATTTATGAAAGCAAGTAACGTCTTCCAACCCGCCAAGGTCGCCGCCGTAAAACCAGACTTGGAAGAAGCattcgaggaagaagatgacggAGAAGTTATTGCAGAACCAgtcgacgatgatgaagaagccGATTTGAAAAAGGATAAGTATATTAAGCAGCCTAAGAAGAAGCCAGCTAAGAAGCcggcgaagaagaaggctaAGAGTAATGAAGATGATAGTATGattgatgacgaagaagaggaagaggagaaaccCAAAAAGAAGCCAGCCAAGAAGGCCAGTGCTAGTGcaaagaaggggaagaaataACCGAATGGGTTGAGGAATTTTGAGgaattttgattcatttAGGGGGTAGAAAAGATATTTGATTTGCTGGAGAGGTTTTGGTGGTGTATAATTATAGATCTGTATGATTTCATCTGCAGGGTGTGACAGTAGCGAAAGTAATGAAGCAATACGACATGGTTTGGAGTCGAAATGGAGGAGATAGCTCAGTTAAGTTTATTTGCAACTTCTTGCACATATTTAGGTAGTTTTTGGCACCCAGGCCGAATTAAATGTGAAATACACAATGccataaatcttaaaaatttattttattttatttgagcCGttcatttttattcaaaGCTTTGTGTCTGCgggatatcaagaaaacatcTAGTATAAGATATCGCTATCTATCGTTTCCATacttccatcatcatctatataacttttataaatccttAGCCTAACCTTCCCGTCAATGTATCTAAACATATCTCTTAGGCAACCCCTCCGGTTTGTTACCCAAAACGTCATCAATCTCTTGCATAATCTCTGGGGTCAATTTCTCTCTAATCTTCAACGCCCTCACACTCTCAAATATCTGTTCCGGCTTACTTGCCCCGGTAATCGCACTGCTAACTCTCTCGTTCTTCAACACCCAACTCATAGCCAAATTAGCCATGCTGATGTTGAGTTTCTCCGCAATAGGCATGAGTTTTTCCACAGCGGCAATGTCTTCTTTCCAGGAATCGTCGCCGGTTTTAGCTCTCATGCGGTCGGCAAAAGCGTCTTTGGATGTTCCGAGACGGGAATCGGCGGGGATACCGGCGTTGTATTTTCCGGTTAAGAATCCGAATTTGAGAGGGGAAAAGGTGGTTAGGCCGAGACCGAACTCGTTGTAAAGAGGGAGAAATTCGCCCTCAACTTTTTGGCGCGAGAGGAGGTTGTATAGTGGCTGTTCCATTGTGGGGGCGATGAGGTTGAGGCGGTGGGCGACGGCGTGGGCGGAGGCGATTTCGGCGGCGGTCCACTAAGGGGGGGGGTTAGTTCTGGGGGTGGAACGGAGATTAAGTTTGAGGGGTTGTGGGGCTTACCTCGGAAGTTCCCCAGTAGAATGCTTTGCCGGTGTTGATGAGGTGGTTGAATGCCCGGACGGTTTCTTCCATGGGACAAGCGCGGTCCGGTCGGTGAGCATAGATGAGATCTACATAGTCCAATTGGAGACGTTCGAGAGCGAGATGAGTGCCTTCGATGATACGTTTGCGGGAAAGACCGAGGTTATTGGCAAGTTTCTCGCCATTGGCTTGACCCCAGTAAATCTATTTTGCCTCTTGTAAGCTTACGGGGTAAAAACTTAGGGGTGTGGAGGGGTACCTTTGTTGAGATAACAagatcatttcttttccatccgAACTTTTTGATGGCTTCACCCATTACCCTTTCAGACTCTCCTCCAGCATAACCTTCAGCACAATCAAAGAAGTTGACCCCAGCATCATAGGCAGCTTTCATGCATGCAAATGTGTTTTCTAACGTATGTTAATTCTGCAATGAACccaaagaagatgagaaactATACCTTTTTCAACATGGCCACCGTATGTGAGCCAACCACCGAGGGAGATGGCAGATACCTGGAGACCAGATGGGCCTAGGTATCTGTATTCCATCTCTGGGAGGTCTTCTGGAACTGGCACcattttggaggaggattgTGTTATTTCTTCGGAAAAATAGAAAGTGCGAGAGAGGAATTGAGAGATTCTTGAAGATACTTCAAAGTGTAGAGAAACAGAATTCAACTTGCAGAAAATATTTACCCTTCGAAGATGTCGTGATATAGCGGGGGCATGTCGAAGCGGGGCTCTCTCACTGTCAGATATCAAAACTTACCTAGGTACGACTTCTTATCGCTATCCGAAGAGTGGGATGGATACTCTGAGCCTAGGTAATGATCAATGACTACCTGGATACCATCATTTTGGTCATTTCAAGAGTGTCATAGTTTTTGGGCGTTGAGATTCTACTTTAGCCGTTATGTGGTTCGGATGAATATGCACCGACGCCGTTGAATCAAGTAGCCAATGTAATAGTAGAACTTTTCTTAGTCATGAGCTCCACATGTCTTGGGAATGGCGTCGAAATTGGTTGAAAACCTTCTTTCAACCTCAGTAAAGGTCCGGTGAACTCACAGCCATCTCGTGGACATCTTGTGCTGACCGAGTCGTAATGGGTGGACTGTAAGAGGAAATCTGTGGTGAAAATTGACCAGCGTGTTGTTCGTTTTTCTAAGTTGACAAAACGTAGAGGATATCTGCTATGCATGTATCATAATGTAGCCCAGTTCCAAATCCTTGTAGCTCCTCGCTTTGGTCTCAAGTGTGCAAAGTCTGGAACCGTATGCCAGCTTGAAGCGCGAAGGATAATTTCATTGGCGCTGATAGAATGCGACAACTTGGGACAAGGAAGTCGAATCATTGCGATTACTGTCCAGGAGGATTGGTTAGTGGACCAGTTTATATGTAATGAGATGTGGAAAAGAGTGTTCAAACctaatattatttccatGTTCCCGCTCTGGTGGTGTTATAATCTCTCTCGATGGCTGAGGAAACCGATGAggcatcaatcaatcatcacgAATCAAGAGCCGTTTAAAATCTTAGATTCGCCTCAAGTATCGGTAAGTACTCAGGTGAGCCTTCTTGGATTCAATTAGTAGTTCCTAGGATCAGATCTTATAGCGAAAACTTCTTCTGCGTAAGTACCGCATCGTTTGTTTGACATTCCAAGTCAAAGGAAATGGAACATACTTGCTGCGTTCTATAGCATTAGAACTCTTCCATCACATCCCAATGGTGCCACTTATTCCCCATGCCTACTTCGTTCTGCTGGCAGGCTTTGCTCTACTGGAATGCTAAAATCTGCCTGCGAAGCAACAGGATAACAAGAAGTAGAGGCATTTCTGTGTATGAAATGTTGGGCATCAGAGGTTGGGACTTCCTGATACACTGCCTTAGTcagtatcaatcaattgtaGTTCTGCAACCATGCAGACTAGAGTCAGAGTGACTTTATGGAGGTCTTTTCAAATGATACTTCAAGAACTCAAGCAGTAAAACTTATCTTTTAGCATGATTTCATCTGATCAATTACATCAGTGGAAGAACAAAAAGGCAGAGAGAGGTATTCTACATATCTTTGTAGAGtccaaaatatttaataaaatccaGGTACAGTCCGATGGCAAATGCTCAAACATAGTGCTGGTGAAGTGGTATGTCTGAAAAGTATCACAATTTGACAAAGATGCTCATTGGCTCTCGAACCGAGAGAGTAAGGAGACTTTCAATGAGGGGGGTGCCACAAAGACTCTGAAGTACCATTCTTGAGTCTCATTTTCATGAACTATGATAGAATCTTATCACAACTTGGACTCGGGGTGTACCCCGTCAGTATTTATTCTTGTGGGGATCAAGTTCTTGATTGTTGTAATTGGGAATAAGAAgtgaaagattataattagcTTCCTTTCTGATATTCATCTGAACCTCTGATtggaagagattgaaaaaaagcaTTCGCTAGATGCCTGCCGCcttttaaaacaaaacatcTGCTCCTCCCCTTTgccctttcttcttcctcttttcccacaacaacaacttcttcagatttctcttttctccatcCAAACAAAAGGAATTCATCAAGATACTTCCTTCTTTAACTGATACTGAGATCGCAGAGTCCCTCACGATCTTATTATCTGCTAATCCATACCAAAATCTGTAAGTAAATCACCCTTTCTCCAATGTTTCCCTCTTCAAACAGAAAACTTTCACGTCGCGTTCCCAAAGCACGTACGAGTCCTCCGTGTATCCTTTCTTTCACCACATCTTGCATACCTTCAAGCCTGTATTCCTCTTGTTGCGAGCATCTTTTTCTCGATCTCTCAACTTTTGGGGAGAAAAAACTACAcaatcaacaacaccatcaccatcaccatcaccatctgcatctccatctccttcctctcctcctcctttcaAATTCACTCAAAAGCACAGTTCAACGCCACTATTTTCTTGTTGCAACTATCCTCttattttttcaatcgaCAAAATCGACGATCTCTCAGGTGCGCACTCGCTTGAAGAGGCACTTAAGATCAGTTaggaagaggggaaaggCCAAGGTCGCGCTTTCTTGATTGGGATCCAATTCACTTGAGTTGGACCCCACCTTTTTGAGTCTTTGCTTTCATCCTCTcgacctttctttccttcgcAACTACAAAGTTTTCcgtctctcttctctctcttctctctcttcttatTAACACTCCTTTCGCGTGCGCTTGTGCAGTCTTGCCTATCAGCTTGGCTTCTTGGGCTCTTTGATCTATTACTTGTCTCTCAATTTACTTCTTGATACCAACTTTAGGAAGGTCTTTGAGTTGGAGCAATACCCAAGTAGTTGGTTCATCTTGCGCATTATTTCACCTTCTACCATTTCTCTCAACACATGGCTAATTCTTTTCACACAGATCGAATCAAATATTCGCAACACTCAAGTCCTTCAAAATGTCTT
The nucleotide sequence above comes from Botrytis cinerea B05.10 chromosome 14, complete sequence. Encoded proteins:
- the Bcmrpl16 gene encoding Bcmrpl16, translating into MKPQSLQSFTAQFGRLSLASNTIRPLGPILAQATAFSAPSNHTSQSCRSFSSTAVNSGNWLLPTMPEKKRSRKGRPRVPTGGSARGTTLVWGEYGLRMCDHHRRVSAQQLKVGEDAIKVRLKGMRYRLYKRVAAQIGVYSSGNEVRQGKGKGSFDHWASRIAVSKIIFELKGDVHEQVARDAFRLAGNKMPGQYEFVKKGDPPVVGITKLDGVTMEELKRPRRKIPLDSIPVGSTAETTPSSVSTSTSPDA
- the Bcrfc1 gene encoding Bcrfc1 gives rise to the protein MPADIRSFFGGKPGTSMATPIRGKENKKEEDSKKKKSKSRKVIEDSEDDEEPLPKKPEPKKAAPKKSVKKEEPEGKETTADDFFASSNKPKAKQVKSTPVKAKSPPPEANGRSSSRKTAPTTYKVIEDDDDFDEDDDIFAADAKKTGKRKDDGYVEIDSDEEVLPKPKRVVSKSNSTPTTKDKDIKMKDIGDDDVFVVPDDDDDDDDMMIVEKPGKSSAVNGKKRKSIDIESEDEEDVTPAKKPSNSKSSKPPPAKKPRAPPKKVSAPESSSIQAILDSVPTVRAPTPPPKDDSVKFDWRAGGGGGNSGAPPAAGCAEIPEGPENCLVGLTFVFTGMLDTISRDEGIELVKRYGGKITGAPSSKTNFVVLGKDAGPSKLRKIATLKIKTIDEHGIFHLLRTLPANGGDGKAAEKNNEKKAAEEKKIREDAAEMDREERRKAAELEKAEKEAQKLAEAKGKSSIPAAPRKAIVPTSSQLWTTKYAPTQMNQICGNKGQVEKIQAWLKGWETAHKYNFQKRGADGLGGYRAIIIHGPPGIGKTTAAHLAAKLAGYDILERNASDVRSKKLVETGLSEVLNNTSVLGYFAGDGKDVDKTKKKLVLIMDEVDGMSSGDRGGVGALAKICKTTDIPMILICNDRKLPKMKPFDFVTFDMPFRRPTVDMVRSRIATICHREGMKLPVQVIDALIEGSNKDIRQIINMISTVKLDQTAMNFDQGKEMSKAWEKHVVLKPWDITSQLLGGHMFSPASKSTLNDKIELYFNDHEFTPLMIQENYLNTKPQLASSSDTPKEHRLKVLQLVDQAAESISDGDLVDRMIHGSQQQWSLMPTHAVFSTVRPSSFVSGSMIGRTNFTSWLGNNSKHGKLSRYVKEIQSHMRLRSSGDRHEIRQQYLPVLWDKLIRRLDVEGRDSVEDVIDLMDSYFLTREDWDYIMELGVGEQDMESIKLETQTKANFTRSYNSRSHPVPFMKASNVFQPAKVAAVKPDLEEAFEEEDDGEVIAEPVDDDEEADLKKDKYIKQPKKKPAKKPAKKKAKSNEDDSMIDDEEEEEEKPKKKPAKKASASAKKGKK